The following are from one region of the Nitrospiria bacterium genome:
- a CDS encoding PKD domain-containing protein yields MKAKLKTFQILLFSFLLVFFINACGKGEGGDENLGGGGGPTVNNAPVADAGPDQTKTVLVGDVVVLDGSHSGDADGDSLIYSWVLMALPSGSTATLSDPTLSDPNFVADQPGDYIAQLTVNDGTVDSAVDEVSVTVRVPPPVITINKPENLMVVANSPVTVEGTVDDLAATVMVNGTGVLNHKGSYSTSVLLQEGSNIITVVGQNGTGENSVSVEVILNTTNNPAVSITSHKAGFLVGEEFEIGEAYPSAQVLVGGVIKVNTSVLFANTPTVTVNGVAAAVLPKVFNSDCGLINFPPFKCFNFTAPIALEKGARTITAVGTDVQRRKTTVKVDGTVDYCRKAVHDENNPNYGIDPREPRVPAVRDNNQSNRCIEIDGCSMPFSDDIAGLKFLANNPMPLANQNAVPIEFGSGTAPPSEFFVFGLQSSRALGCNIHDGCYQTHVPEANRVDAWRECNLNQYKDHLALCRRAYPPDATCPHTGVNAVLCPAWRIDWLSEKAICARNATAYFTAVSTGYLIGQPWGGWKAYQDRQEQYSPVP; encoded by the coding sequence ATGAAAGCCAAATTGAAAACGTTTCAAATCTTACTTTTTAGTTTTTTATTAGTATTCTTTATCAACGCATGCGGAAAAGGGGAGGGTGGGGATGAAAATCTTGGTGGGGGAGGAGGACCCACGGTAAACAACGCTCCGGTGGCGGATGCAGGGCCCGATCAAACAAAGACAGTCCTCGTTGGAGATGTGGTGGTCCTGGATGGAAGCCATTCCGGGGATGCAGATGGTGACTCTCTGATTTATTCCTGGGTGCTGATGGCTTTACCTTCCGGGAGCACGGCTACCCTTTCTGATCCTACCCTTTCTGATCCCAATTTCGTTGCGGATCAGCCAGGTGATTATATTGCCCAGTTGACGGTCAATGATGGAACCGTCGATAGTGCTGTTGATGAGGTATCCGTCACCGTTCGTGTTCCTCCACCCGTTATCACTATCAACAAACCGGAGAATCTTATGGTAGTGGCGAATAGTCCTGTTACCGTGGAGGGAACGGTTGATGATCTTGCCGCCACTGTTATGGTGAACGGGACCGGTGTCCTCAACCACAAAGGCAGTTATTCCACCTCCGTCCTACTGCAGGAAGGGAGCAATATCATTACAGTGGTAGGCCAAAACGGAACGGGGGAAAACAGTGTCAGTGTAGAGGTGATCCTGAATACGACCAATAACCCGGCGGTTAGTATTACATCCCATAAGGCTGGTTTTCTAGTGGGGGAGGAGTTTGAGATAGGGGAGGCGTACCCTTCCGCCCAGGTCCTCGTTGGGGGCGTGATTAAAGTGAATACGTCGGTGCTATTTGCAAATACCCCTACTGTGACTGTAAACGGGGTTGCAGCCGCAGTATTGCCCAAGGTTTTTAACAGTGATTGTGGTTTAATAAATTTTCCCCCTTTTAAGTGCTTCAACTTCACAGCACCAATCGCGCTTGAAAAGGGAGCACGCACCATCACTGCCGTTGGCACCGATGTCCAGAGAAGAAAAACCACCGTCAAAGTGGATGGAACCGTGGATTATTGCCGGAAAGCCGTTCACGATGAAAATAACCCCAATTATGGGATCGATCCAAGAGAACCCAGGGTTCCGGCGGTACGGGACAACAATCAGAGCAACCGGTGTATTGAGATCGACGGTTGTTCAATGCCCTTCAGCGATGATATTGCCGGCCTAAAATTTTTAGCTAACAATCCGATGCCACTGGCCAATCAAAACGCGGTTCCCATCGAATTCGGTTCCGGTACGGCGCCCCCCAGTGAGTTTTTCGTCTTTGGTCTCCAATCCTCACGGGCCCTAGGTTGCAATATACATGACGGGTGTTATCAAACCCATGTTCCGGAGGCTAATCGGGTAGACGCATGGCGCGAATGTAACCTCAATCAGTATAAGGATCATTTGGCACTCTGCCGCAGGGCTTATCCCCCGGATGCCACCTGCCCTCATACCGGAGTGAACGCGGTTTTGTGCCCAGCCTGGAGAATCGATTGGCTTTCGGAAAAAGCCATATGTGCCCGAAACGCCACGGCGTATTTTACTGCGGTAAGCACAGGTTACCTCATTGGTCAACCATGGGGCGGGTGGAAGGCCTATCAGGACCGTCAGGAACAATACAGTCCTGTTCCATAG